In Agromyces archimandritae, one genomic interval encodes:
- a CDS encoding cold-shock protein: MPTGKVKFYDDEKGFGFISSDDGQEVFLHASALPDGVSVRAGSRIEFGIADGKRGPQALSVRVLEQPPSMAKRSRKPADDMAVIVEDLVKLLDGMGTNLKRGRYPEGQQARKVAALLRRVADELDA; this comes from the coding sequence ATGCCCACTGGCAAGGTCAAGTTCTACGACGACGAGAAGGGGTTCGGGTTCATCAGCTCGGACGACGGTCAGGAGGTCTTCCTGCACGCCTCGGCCCTGCCCGACGGCGTGAGCGTGCGCGCGGGCTCCCGCATCGAGTTCGGCATCGCCGACGGCAAGCGCGGCCCGCAGGCCCTCTCGGTGCGCGTGCTCGAGCAGCCGCCGAGCATGGCCAAGCGCTCGCGCAAGCCCGCCGACGACATGGCCGTCATCGTCGAGGACCTCGTGAAGCTCCTGGACGGCATGGGCACGAACCTGAAGCGGGGCCGGTACCCCGAGGGGCAGCAGGCGCGCAAGGTCGCCGCGCTGCTGCGACGCGTCGCGGACGAGCTCGATGCCTGA
- a CDS encoding helicase-associated domain-containing protein has translation MLGLAAHLDALPREALLDGLRRRSFTATGAVDVFDLADALLATDAVDAALERLGRPTLAVLAAAARRADAAGAATVDGIAAELEALGAGSAVRDGLAAALGLLEELFLVIGTGGDALLVPPLLARRVLDRLGDSLPTAEALAASPSPIPVAGPDGVDRRLAERRAAEIAHATVTGLAEVIVQLSTQPARELAKGGLALPDARRLAEAATMELEQLPELVGIAKRAGFIVREGSEWLETDAGADWLRLGNAARWRELAEIWLRGIRPQLLELTNRRGDAVTAEALREDVAWFYPAGGTRLREAAEAVLREAEALGITIAGDPSDAGRAVLAGRLAEAESAMAALFPEQVDRVYVQHDLTIVAPGPLEPAVDAQLRGFADIEGRDLASSYRVTPASVNRALAAGQTADAIRAFLDRVSLTGIPQPLEYLLAESSERFGSIRVTEATADDAPARSVVRADDAAVLRTLEVDQGLAPIALMPLGDDRLGSRFPIDIVFWALSDARYPAAAEDAEGRIVRLRRNRLGRIAQPKATVDPLEQLVDRVREASGEATEAGWLARQLESAARSKETLTVSVRMPGGEVSDYLLAPSSVANGRLRARDRRTDIERTLPLSAIAAIAPAIAE, from the coding sequence ATGCTGGGACTCGCCGCGCACCTCGACGCGCTTCCCCGGGAAGCGCTGCTCGACGGCCTGCGCCGGCGCAGCTTCACCGCGACGGGTGCAGTCGACGTCTTCGACCTCGCCGACGCCCTGCTCGCCACGGACGCCGTCGACGCCGCCCTCGAACGTCTCGGTCGGCCGACGCTGGCCGTCCTGGCCGCTGCGGCGCGTCGGGCGGATGCCGCAGGCGCCGCCACCGTCGACGGCATCGCCGCAGAGCTGGAAGCCCTCGGGGCCGGCTCCGCGGTGCGCGACGGGCTCGCGGCCGCCCTCGGCCTGCTCGAAGAGCTCTTCCTCGTCATCGGCACCGGCGGCGACGCGCTGCTCGTGCCGCCCCTGCTCGCGCGCCGGGTCCTCGACCGGCTGGGCGACTCGCTGCCGACGGCCGAAGCCCTCGCCGCATCCCCCTCGCCCATTCCGGTCGCCGGCCCCGACGGCGTCGACCGCCGCCTCGCCGAACGGCGCGCAGCCGAGATCGCCCACGCCACCGTCACCGGCCTCGCCGAGGTCATCGTCCAGCTCTCCACCCAGCCGGCGCGCGAGCTCGCCAAGGGCGGCCTCGCCCTCCCCGACGCCCGGCGGCTCGCCGAAGCCGCCACGATGGAGCTCGAGCAGCTGCCCGAGCTCGTCGGCATCGCCAAACGGGCCGGGTTCATCGTCCGCGAAGGCTCCGAATGGCTGGAGACGGATGCCGGCGCCGACTGGCTCCGCCTCGGCAACGCCGCCCGGTGGCGCGAGCTCGCCGAGATCTGGCTCCGCGGCATCCGCCCGCAACTGCTCGAACTCACGAACCGCCGCGGCGACGCCGTTACCGCCGAAGCCCTGCGCGAAGACGTCGCGTGGTTCTATCCTGCCGGGGGCACGCGCCTCCGCGAGGCCGCCGAAGCCGTACTCCGCGAGGCCGAGGCGCTCGGCATCACCATCGCCGGCGACCCCTCCGACGCCGGCCGCGCCGTGCTGGCCGGCCGCCTCGCCGAGGCCGAATCGGCGATGGCAGCGCTGTTCCCCGAGCAGGTCGACCGGGTCTACGTGCAGCACGACCTCACGATCGTCGCCCCCGGCCCGCTCGAGCCGGCGGTGGATGCGCAGCTGCGCGGCTTCGCCGACATCGAGGGGCGCGACCTGGCATCCAGCTACCGCGTCACGCCCGCCTCGGTGAACCGGGCTCTCGCAGCCGGGCAGACGGCCGATGCGATCCGCGCCTTCCTCGACCGGGTCTCGCTGACCGGCATCCCGCAGCCGCTCGAATACCTGCTCGCCGAGTCCTCGGAACGCTTCGGCTCGATCCGCGTCACCGAGGCGACCGCCGACGACGCGCCCGCGCGGAGCGTCGTGCGGGCCGACGACGCCGCGGTGCTCCGCACCCTCGAGGTCGACCAGGGGCTCGCGCCGATCGCCCTCATGCCGCTCGGCGACGATCGGCTCGGCTCCCGCTTCCCGATCGACATCGTCTTCTGGGCGCTCTCCGACGCCCGCTACCCGGCGGCGGCCGAGGACGCCGAGGGCCGCATCGTCCGCCTGCGCCGCAACCGGCTCGGCCGCATCGCGCAGCCGAAAGCGACCGTCGACCCGCTCGAACAACTCGTCGACCGCGTGCGGGAGGCCTCGGGCGAGGCCACCGAGGCCGGCTGGCTGGCCCGCCAGCTCGAATCCGCCGCCCGGTCGAAGGAGACCCTGACGGTCAGCGTGCGGATGCCCGGCGGCGAGGTCTCCGACTATCTGCTCGCCCCGTCGAGCGTCGCGAACGGCCGGCTTCGGGCGCGGGATCGCCGCACCGACATCGAGCGCACCCTGCCGCTTTCGGCGATCGCGGCCATCGCGCCGGCCATCGCGGAATAG
- a CDS encoding DUF3027 domain-containing protein, whose translation MPDERMPEEPTPAADPVPEEPTPAADPVLLAAAGLAREALLEITPAATIGDQAGFSVEGEHALTLRFHSLMEGYPGWVWTVTLARADGDAEPTVLETELMPAAGALLAPDWVPWSERMADYRAAQEAQAAASDDDAEEDTDDEDAEDVDADHSEDEFDDDDEDADEGFDGIDIDALADDADDADDADADADADDDADDDAGEPDEDASDADDAERGPAPEDAEAPEAG comes from the coding sequence ATGCCTGACGAGCGGATGCCCGAGGAACCGACCCCGGCCGCCGATCCGGTGCCCGAGGAGCCGACGCCGGCCGCCGATCCGGTGCTGCTGGCCGCCGCCGGTCTCGCGCGCGAGGCGCTGCTCGAGATCACCCCGGCCGCCACGATCGGCGATCAGGCCGGCTTCTCCGTCGAGGGCGAGCACGCGCTCACGCTGCGCTTCCACTCCCTCATGGAGGGCTACCCCGGCTGGGTCTGGACGGTGACGCTCGCGCGCGCCGACGGCGACGCCGAGCCGACCGTGCTGGAGACCGAGCTCATGCCGGCCGCCGGCGCCCTGCTCGCACCCGACTGGGTGCCGTGGTCGGAGCGCATGGCCGACTACCGCGCCGCCCAGGAGGCGCAGGCCGCGGCCTCGGACGACGACGCCGAAGAGGACACCGACGACGAGGACGCCGAGGACGTCGACGCGGATCACAGCGAGGACGAGTTCGACGACGACGACGAGGACGCCGACGAGGGCTTCGACGGCATCGACATCGACGCCCTCGCCGACGACGCGGACGACGCCGACGACGCCGATGCGGATGCGGATGCGGACGACGATGCCGACGACGACGCAGGCGAGCCCGACGAGGACGCGAGCGATGCCGACGATGCGGAGCGCGGCCCCGCGCCCGAGGACGCCGAGGCGCCGGAAGCGGGCTGA
- a CDS encoding metal-dependent transcriptional regulator: MTDLIDTTEMYLRTILDLEEENIVPLRARISERLGHSGPTVSQTVARMERDGLVVVSGDRHLELTPAGRMKAVHVMRKHRLAERLLSDVIGLDWAYVHDEACRWEHVMSEQVERRLIEILGRPTESPYGNPIPALEEFGLEPAAPFLEGVIGILDAVEAADGPVTAVVRRLAEPVQFDPELLVDLKAAGVMPGATARFSAAGAFVRVEVEGAETSLELPAEVAAHIFIETPAAAAES; encoded by the coding sequence TTGACCGATCTCATCGACACGACGGAGATGTATCTCCGGACGATCCTCGACCTCGAGGAGGAGAACATCGTGCCGCTGCGCGCGCGCATCTCCGAGCGCCTCGGGCACTCGGGCCCCACCGTTTCGCAGACGGTGGCGCGCATGGAACGCGACGGCCTCGTGGTGGTGTCGGGCGACCGGCACCTCGAACTCACCCCGGCCGGGCGGATGAAGGCCGTGCACGTCATGCGCAAGCACCGGCTCGCCGAGCGGCTCCTCTCCGACGTCATCGGCCTCGACTGGGCGTACGTGCACGACGAAGCCTGCCGCTGGGAGCACGTCATGAGCGAGCAGGTCGAGCGCCGCCTGATCGAGATCCTCGGCCGGCCGACCGAGTCGCCGTACGGCAACCCGATCCCGGCCCTCGAGGAGTTCGGCCTCGAACCGGCTGCGCCGTTCCTCGAGGGCGTCATCGGCATCCTCGACGCCGTCGAGGCCGCCGACGGGCCCGTGACCGCCGTCGTGCGGCGCCTCGCCGAGCCGGTCCAGTTCGACCCCGAGCTGCTCGTCGACCTGAAGGCGGCGGGCGTCATGCCCGGTGCGACGGCCCGGTTCTCCGCGGCCGGCGCGTTCGTCCGGGTCGAGGTCGAGGGTGCCGAGACGAGCCTCGAATTGCCCGCAGAGGTCGCCGCGCACATCTTCATCGAGACCCCCGCGGCCGCCGCCGAATCCTGA
- the folP gene encoding dihydropteroate synthase yields the protein MSAPEARARPGIRRIGGRDFDFERRIAVMAIVNRTPDSFYDRGATFALDAAVAQAERAIAEGADIIDVGGAKFAPGPPIPVGEEIDRVVPVVERLAGAGAAISVDTFHPAVARAALEAGASIINDTTGIHDPEMADVVAGHDAGIVVTHSLAAPRTVYPRPAYGDVVAEVRAFLAERVALALAHGVAPERIIVDPGHDLNKNTRHSLELTRRLGEIASLGHPTLVALSNKDFIGESLGREREDRLPGSLAAAVYCVMRGARIVRVHNVRETVDAMRMIEAIEGWREPAYLRHNMGEANP from the coding sequence GTGAGCGCCCCGGAGGCCCGGGCCCGCCCCGGCATCCGCCGCATCGGGGGTCGCGACTTCGACTTCGAACGGCGCATCGCCGTCATGGCGATCGTGAACCGCACCCCCGACTCCTTCTACGACCGCGGCGCCACCTTCGCCCTCGACGCCGCCGTCGCCCAGGCCGAACGCGCCATCGCCGAAGGCGCCGACATCATCGACGTCGGCGGCGCGAAATTCGCCCCCGGCCCGCCCATCCCCGTCGGCGAGGAGATCGACCGCGTCGTGCCCGTCGTCGAACGCCTCGCCGGCGCAGGTGCGGCGATCTCGGTCGACACCTTCCATCCCGCCGTCGCCCGGGCCGCTCTCGAAGCCGGCGCGAGCATCATCAACGACACCACCGGCATCCACGACCCCGAGATGGCCGACGTCGTCGCCGGCCACGACGCGGGCATCGTCGTCACCCACAGCCTCGCCGCCCCGCGCACCGTCTACCCCCGCCCGGCCTACGGCGACGTCGTCGCCGAGGTCCGCGCCTTCCTCGCCGAACGCGTCGCCCTCGCCCTCGCCCACGGCGTCGCCCCCGAACGCATCATCGTCGACCCCGGCCACGACCTCAACAAGAACACCCGGCACAGCCTCGAACTCACCCGCCGGCTGGGCGAGATCGCCTCCCTCGGCCACCCGACGCTCGTCGCCCTCTCGAACAAGGACTTCATCGGCGAGAGCCTCGGCCGCGAACGCGAGGACCGGCTGCCCGGCTCGCTGGCCGCCGCCGTGTATTGCGTCATGCGCGGCGCCCGCATCGTCCGAGTGCACAACGTGCGCGAAACCGTCGACGCCATGCGCATGATCGAGGCGATCGAAGGGTGGCGGGAACCCGCATACCTCCGCCACAACATGGGCGAGGCCAACCCGTGA
- a CDS encoding NAD(P)/FAD-dependent oxidoreductase produces MSELGKTVIVGGGLAGARAAEGLRDAGYEGSIALVAAEGKLPYERPPLSKGYLLGDDELDVVFPHDEAWYADHGIELHLASLATALDADAHSVEVEGRRIRYDRLLIATGASPRRFPGPGGRLRGVHHLRRIEDAVALRTAFEGEPKRVAIIGAGWIGLEVAAAARHHGHEVAVFGRGSIPLEAAVGATIGEMFAELHREHGVELRMGVEVDRLREADGAVDAVLTADGAIHEADIVVVGIGAAPNTALAASAGLTIEDGIATDAAFRTSAPEVFAVGDAASTLNPTLGRRIRVEHWANALNAGYAAGRSMAGERIAYDEIPYFYTDQYDLGMEYSGYGERAAHARLVIRGDLASREFIGFWLDEGRVVAGMNVNVWEVNDTVQQLIRSGRRVNRDRLTDPDVPLESLLEGE; encoded by the coding sequence ATGTCTGAGCTGGGGAAGACGGTCATCGTCGGCGGCGGACTCGCGGGAGCCCGCGCCGCGGAAGGGCTTCGAGACGCCGGATACGAGGGCTCGATCGCCCTCGTCGCAGCGGAGGGCAAACTGCCCTACGAGAGACCGCCGCTCTCCAAGGGCTACCTGCTCGGCGACGACGAACTCGACGTCGTCTTCCCCCACGACGAAGCCTGGTACGCCGATCACGGCATCGAACTCCACCTCGCGAGCCTCGCCACCGCGCTCGACGCCGACGCGCACAGCGTCGAGGTCGAAGGCCGCCGCATCCGCTACGACCGCCTGCTCATCGCCACCGGCGCGAGCCCCCGGCGCTTCCCCGGCCCCGGCGGCCGCCTCCGCGGCGTCCACCACCTGCGCCGCATCGAAGACGCCGTCGCCCTCCGCACCGCGTTCGAGGGCGAGCCGAAGCGGGTCGCGATCATCGGCGCCGGATGGATCGGCCTCGAGGTCGCCGCAGCCGCCCGCCACCACGGCCACGAGGTCGCCGTCTTCGGGCGCGGCTCGATCCCGCTCGAAGCCGCCGTCGGGGCAACCATCGGCGAGATGTTCGCCGAACTGCACCGCGAACACGGCGTCGAGCTCCGCATGGGCGTCGAGGTCGACCGGCTCCGCGAAGCCGACGGCGCCGTCGACGCCGTCCTCACCGCCGACGGCGCGATCCACGAGGCCGACATCGTCGTCGTCGGCATCGGCGCAGCCCCCAATACGGCGCTCGCAGCATCCGCCGGGCTCACCATCGAGGACGGGATCGCGACCGACGCCGCCTTCCGCACGAGCGCGCCCGAGGTCTTCGCGGTCGGCGATGCCGCGAGCACTCTGAACCCGACCCTCGGCCGGCGCATCCGTGTCGAGCACTGGGCGAACGCCCTGAACGCCGGCTACGCCGCCGGCCGCTCCATGGCCGGCGAACGCATCGCCTACGACGAGATCCCCTACTTCTACACCGACCAGTACGACCTCGGCATGGAGTACTCGGGGTACGGTGAACGGGCGGCGCACGCCCGCCTCGTCATCCGCGGCGACCTCGCATCCCGCGAGTTCATCGGCTTCTGGCTCGACGAAGGGCGGGTGGTGGCCGGCATGAACGTCAACGTGTGGGAGGTCAACGACACCGTGCAGCAGCTCATCCGCTCCGGCCGGCGCGTGAACCGCGACCGGCTCACCGACCCCGACGTCCCCCTCGAATCGCTGCTCGAGGGCGAGTGA
- the serC gene encoding phosphoserine transaminase — protein sequence MPSLEIPSALLPADGRFGCGPSKVRAEQLAFLAGPGAEIMGTSHRQAPVKDLVGRVRTGLSELFALPEGYEVILGNGGSTAFWDAAAFGLIERRAQLAAFGEFGSKFAKAAAAPWLEAPDVRRAEPGTSASPEPLAGVDLYGWPHNETSTGVQTRIERVAGDEGALTVVDATSAAGGIMVDPARFDVYYFAPQKNFASDGGLWFALVSPAAAERIERVAASGRYIPEFLSLANALANSRLNQTLNTPALATLLLLENQLEWMNGNGGLAWTDARTRESSGVLYDWAARTEGATPFVADPADRSQVVVTIDFDEAVDAARIAKILRENGIVDTEPYRKLGRNQLRIATFAAIEPDDVRALTASIDWVLERLD from the coding sequence ATGCCGAGCCTCGAGATCCCCTCCGCCCTTCTGCCCGCCGACGGACGCTTCGGCTGCGGCCCGTCGAAGGTGCGTGCCGAGCAGCTCGCCTTCCTCGCCGGCCCAGGCGCGGAGATCATGGGCACCTCCCACCGGCAGGCCCCCGTGAAGGACCTCGTCGGCCGTGTGCGCACCGGGCTCTCCGAGCTCTTCGCGCTGCCCGAGGGGTACGAGGTCATCCTCGGCAACGGCGGCTCGACCGCGTTCTGGGATGCCGCCGCCTTCGGCCTCATCGAGCGCCGCGCCCAGCTCGCGGCCTTCGGCGAGTTCGGGTCGAAGTTCGCCAAGGCCGCCGCAGCTCCCTGGCTCGAGGCGCCCGATGTCCGCCGCGCCGAGCCCGGCACGAGCGCTTCGCCCGAACCGCTCGCCGGGGTCGATCTCTACGGCTGGCCGCACAACGAGACCTCCACCGGCGTGCAGACCCGCATCGAGCGGGTCGCCGGCGACGAGGGGGCCCTGACGGTCGTCGACGCCACGAGCGCCGCCGGCGGCATCATGGTCGACCCCGCCCGGTTCGACGTCTACTACTTCGCGCCGCAGAAGAACTTCGCCTCCGACGGCGGCCTGTGGTTCGCCCTCGTCTCGCCCGCCGCCGCCGAGCGAATCGAGCGCGTCGCGGCGAGCGGCCGATACATCCCCGAGTTCCTGAGCCTCGCGAACGCGCTGGCCAACTCGCGCCTGAACCAGACGCTGAACACTCCGGCCCTGGCCACCCTGCTCCTGCTCGAGAACCAGCTCGAGTGGATGAACGGCAACGGCGGCCTCGCGTGGACGGATGCCCGGACCCGCGAGTCCAGCGGCGTGCTCTACGACTGGGCGGCCCGCACGGAAGGCGCGACGCCCTTCGTCGCCGACCCGGCCGACCGCTCGCAGGTCGTCGTGACGATCGACTTCGACGAGGCCGTCGACGCGGCCCGGATCGCGAAGATCCTGCGCGAGAACGGCATCGTCGACACCGAGCCGTACCGCAAGCTCGGCCGCAACCAGCTGCGCATCGCGACCTTCGCCGCGATCGAGCCCGACGATGTGCGCGCGCTCACGGCATCCATCGACTGGGTGCTCGAGCGCCTCGACTGA
- a CDS encoding pyrimidine reductase family protein yields the protein MSLDIAAMREAYAVADRAAPRLRANFIASLDGAATVGGRSGGIGGPDDQRLMGVLRSLADVVIVGAGTIRAEGYGALRLSDEDAEWRTDAGLAPHPPVAVVSASLDLDPAAALFAEAPVRAIVVTTERADPERRAALAEVADVFDGGADAVEATRLVGILTGLGHAQMLCEGGPHLFGTLAAADAVDELCLTLSPRLVGGAAGRILRGAPELDTRLALVHALPAGDLLFTRYARG from the coding sequence GTGAGCCTCGACATCGCCGCCATGCGCGAGGCCTACGCCGTCGCCGACCGGGCAGCGCCCCGGCTGCGGGCGAACTTCATCGCGAGCCTCGACGGCGCCGCGACCGTCGGCGGCCGGAGCGGCGGGATCGGCGGCCCCGACGACCAGCGGCTGATGGGGGTGCTCCGATCCCTCGCCGACGTCGTCATCGTGGGGGCGGGCACGATCCGCGCCGAAGGCTACGGGGCGCTCAGGCTGAGCGACGAGGATGCCGAATGGCGAACGGATGCCGGGCTGGCGCCGCACCCGCCGGTCGCAGTGGTCTCGGCATCCCTCGACCTCGACCCGGCCGCCGCGCTGTTCGCCGAGGCGCCCGTGCGCGCCATCGTCGTCACGACCGAGCGGGCCGACCCGGAACGCCGTGCGGCGCTCGCCGAGGTCGCCGACGTCTTCGACGGCGGTGCGGATGCCGTGGAGGCGACGCGGCTGGTCGGCATCCTCACCGGGCTCGGCCATGCCCAGATGCTCTGCGAGGGAGGGCCGCACCTCTTCGGCACCCTCGCCGCAGCCGATGCGGTCGACGAACTGTGCCTGACGCTCTCGCCGCGCCTCGTGGGCGGCGCCGCCGGCCGCATCCTGCGCGGCGCCCCCGAGCTCGACACCCGGCTCGCGCTCGTGCACGCGCTGCCGGCGGGCGATCTGCTCTTCACCCGCTACGCGCGGGGCTGA
- a CDS encoding DNA repair helicase XPB — translation MSDGPLIVQSDRTVLLEVAHPLAEDARHDLAVFAELERAPEHIHTYRITRLGLWNARAAGHSADDMIGTLERYSKFPVPATVSVDMRETVGRYGRLVIDRTDDGALRLRSDDVAVFTEVTNAKRIAPLLGEPIDAGSRLVAAWARGQLKQELVKLGWPAEDLAGYTPGTPHPIELEEDGWQLRDYQQHAVDNFFTGGSGVVVLPCGAGKTLVGAGAMATAKTTTLILVTNTVSARQWRDELLRRTSLTPEEIGEYSGQLKEIKPVTIATYQILTAKRKGEYAHLSLLDALDWGLIVYDEVHLLPAPVFKLTAELQARRRLGLTATLVREDGREGDVFSLIGPKRFDAPWKEIEAQGYISPAACYEVRIDLPQGERLQYAAAPDDERYRLASTAPAKLGVVKRLVERHAGERILVIGQYLDQIEELAGALGAPQLTGSTPIEERERLYQEFRDGTTPVLVVSKVANFSVDLPEATVAIQVSGSFGSRQEEAQRLGRLLRPKESGLSANFYTLVSRDTVDQDFAQNRQRFLAEQGYSYTIMDADALAA, via the coding sequence ATGTCCGACGGCCCCCTCATCGTCCAGAGCGATCGCACCGTGCTGCTCGAGGTCGCGCATCCCCTCGCGGAAGACGCGCGGCACGACCTCGCGGTCTTCGCCGAACTCGAACGCGCACCCGAGCACATCCACACCTACCGCATCACGCGGCTCGGGCTGTGGAACGCGCGCGCGGCCGGGCACAGCGCCGACGACATGATCGGCACGCTCGAGCGGTACTCGAAGTTCCCGGTGCCGGCGACGGTGTCGGTCGACATGCGCGAAACCGTCGGCCGATACGGGCGGCTCGTGATCGACCGCACCGACGACGGCGCCCTCCGGCTCCGGAGCGACGACGTCGCCGTGTTCACCGAGGTCACCAACGCCAAACGCATCGCCCCGCTGCTCGGCGAACCGATCGACGCCGGCAGCCGACTCGTGGCGGCGTGGGCGCGCGGGCAGCTCAAGCAGGAGCTCGTCAAGCTCGGTTGGCCGGCCGAGGATCTCGCCGGCTACACGCCGGGCACCCCGCATCCGATCGAGCTCGAGGAGGACGGCTGGCAGCTGCGCGACTACCAGCAGCATGCCGTCGACAACTTCTTCACGGGCGGATCCGGCGTCGTCGTGCTGCCCTGCGGCGCCGGCAAGACCCTCGTGGGCGCCGGTGCGATGGCCACGGCGAAGACGACGACGCTCATCCTCGTGACGAACACGGTCAGCGCCAGGCAGTGGCGCGACGAACTGCTGCGGCGCACGTCGCTGACGCCGGAGGAGATCGGCGAGTATTCCGGGCAGCTGAAGGAGATCAAACCCGTCACGATCGCGACGTACCAGATCCTCACCGCCAAGCGGAAGGGCGAGTACGCGCACCTCTCCCTCCTCGACGCCCTCGACTGGGGCCTCATCGTCTACGACGAGGTGCACCTGCTGCCCGCTCCCGTCTTCAAGCTCACCGCAGAGCTCCAGGCACGGCGCCGCCTCGGGCTCACCGCGACGCTCGTGCGCGAGGACGGCCGCGAGGGCGATGTGTTCAGCCTCATCGGACCCAAGCGTTTCGACGCGCCCTGGAAGGAGATCGAGGCACAGGGCTATATCTCCCCCGCCGCCTGCTACGAGGTGCGGATCGACCTGCCGCAGGGCGAGCGCCTGCAGTACGCCGCGGCCCCCGACGACGAGCGCTACCGCCTGGCATCCACCGCACCGGCGAAGCTCGGCGTCGTCAAGCGCCTCGTCGAACGCCACGCGGGCGAGCGGATCCTCGTCATCGGCCAGTACCTCGACCAGATCGAAGAACTCGCCGGAGCCCTCGGCGCCCCGCAGCTGACCGGCTCGACCCCCATCGAGGAGCGCGAACGCCTGTATCAGGAATTCCGCGACGGCACGACACCGGTGCTCGTCGTCTCGAAGGTCGCGAACTTCTCGGTCGATCTGCCCGAGGCCACCGTCGCGATCCAGGTTTCGGGTTCCTTCGGCTCGCGGCAGGAGGAGGCCCAGCGCCTCGGCCGCCTGCTGCGCCCCAAGGAGTCGGGCCTCTCGGCGAACTTCTACACCCTCGTCTCGCGCGACACCGTGGACCAGGACTTCGCGCAGAACCGACAGCGCTTCCTCGCCGAGCAGGGCTACAGCTACACGATCATGGATGCCGACGCCCTCGCGGCGTGA
- a CDS encoding DUF2530 domain-containing protein yields MRFWLSEQERRPDPEPVRADARKAVVAGTVLWLLAMLACWIWREPLAEAGLGWWFTTSALGVALGVGGFAVVQWRRREEIARTAEAAAAAEARDEPDPDAG; encoded by the coding sequence ATGAGGTTCTGGCTGAGCGAACAGGAGCGACGGCCCGATCCCGAACCGGTGCGTGCGGATGCCCGGAAGGCGGTCGTCGCCGGCACCGTGCTCTGGCTCCTGGCGATGCTCGCCTGCTGGATCTGGCGCGAGCCGCTCGCCGAGGCCGGACTCGGGTGGTGGTTCACGACCTCCGCACTCGGCGTGGCGCTCGGCGTCGGCGGCTTCGCCGTCGTCCAGTGGCGGCGCCGCGAGGAGATCGCCAGGACGGCGGAGGCCGCAGCCGCAGCCGAGGCCCGCGACGAGCCGGACCCCGACGCCGGCTAG
- a CDS encoding response regulator transcription factor has translation MSDGPRILIVDDEPNIRDLLTTSLRFAGFAVRAVANGAQTISAVLEEEPDLIILDVMLPDMNGFGVTKRLRSAGYTAPILFLTAKDDTEDKITGLTVGGDDYVTKPFSLDEIVARIKAILRRTMHADEDAVIRAGELTMDQDTHEVLVGDTPVELSPTEFKLLRYLMLNPNRVLSKAQILDHVWEYDFNGDAGIVESYISYLRRKLDQHSSEPLIQTKRGFGYMLKTAKA, from the coding sequence ATGAGCGACGGACCACGCATTCTCATCGTCGATGACGAACCGAACATCCGCGACCTGCTGACCACGAGCCTCCGGTTCGCAGGTTTCGCCGTCCGCGCCGTCGCCAACGGCGCGCAGACCATCTCCGCGGTCCTCGAAGAGGAGCCGGACCTCATCATCCTCGACGTCATGCTGCCGGACATGAACGGCTTCGGCGTCACGAAGCGGCTGAGGTCGGCCGGCTACACGGCCCCGATCCTCTTCCTCACCGCGAAGGACGATACCGAGGACAAGATCACCGGCCTCACGGTCGGCGGCGACGACTACGTCACGAAGCCCTTCTCGCTCGACGAGATCGTCGCGCGTATCAAGGCGATCCTGCGCCGCACGATGCATGCCGACGAAGACGCGGTCATCCGCGCCGGCGAGCTCACCATGGATCAGGACACGCATGAGGTGCTCGTCGGCGACACGCCCGTCGAGCTCTCCCCCACCGAGTTCAAGTTGCTGCGCTACCTCATGCTGAACCCCAACCGGGTGCTCTCGAAGGCGCAGATCCTCGACCACGTCTGGGAGTACGACTTCAACGGCGACGCGGGCATCGTCGAGAGCTACATCTCGTATCTGCGCCGCAAGCTCGACCAGCACTCCTCCGAGCCGCTCATCCAGACCAAGCGCGGCTTCGGCTACATGCTGAAGACGGCCAAGGCCTAG